One Dysidea avara chromosome 7, odDysAvar1.4, whole genome shotgun sequence genomic region harbors:
- the LOC136260246 gene encoding protein unc-13 homolog A-like isoform X1 codes for MPLLRVFVTSLKIAPDSLSKAGNYFILLRVGFCYTRNKTIKLAKSSSEQEISWDDELCINVRTLKSCLSIELHREKMFSQSQELASLQIPLCYINHSSQRAESKWYHLETTDDSIFQILMDVRFDLPPDMTSDEKDVLDDKLQQLNRILEREVKVLEEQSKKLASGTLAPPLMNKTEDTDNVLDKISYYDAAEESCSVTSAESKEDICISSMTRKSAQEQWQKIRNSVPALLRMKKEMKKETGVSVDSITGQQTTRGSDMIDTAAQQKLSQMKCFQNIDQKFEKMPLDSSAPPKRITSLKYGRSYSTIIREPRLTGLNDQLKNLVYQKTLQALIYPASDPNAHQFETWSAKKPTKCSECGTFLLGIARQGVKCRACGRKCHKRCATLVNADCPMATTHHCQSIHAEEHAKGICSLSLLAISNKMKRTSINSSSLFTLLREAFGVSDKEHVQIQNEVESVILDSVTNFNAVIKVKIVSVHNLRLKEEGLNPAVYVSVSVAHVKRTTSTYKGKEDPAWDEEFSFDCHNSLDKIKIRVWNKATSPLAKLSHKLTKESDYFLGQKVVEARMLGCPMDVWYKLDKRTSGDEVTGYIHLNISCEVEGETNLEPYYVQYTCLHSHLFNHMHLAEQRPLVPMDNCEASSWDVLLPEMAQDIDQEFALRYGIEPIYRIMTRHFACLVQHYALPGGLEIMADLLVQIKWHMLSQEKKQETLQRGITMEGKRKSRSVVQEDLFVTNNYGGPRFSKVLSQLLCSLRIDLQSYPEIFPADDHQKLSALSDCVRLISTIVDFKLKVLGEYSESTSDLVQKSVQQSMGSTYDLLIDNCIEEGKDVTKTPSDNAFEFSYNLISQLMVVLYHDHHVYPSCLARHCSFNLGNISSETYYNLFSETLQKVLEGPPPDDNHTTTDYINLLFAVKNLYDTYVQKIPKFANQTPTYPSWFEPHMMRWFEEYEENSLTFVENAVKSDKLEGFAKYGDQPYSVSVFDVFCNLHQGYELVKRLHCLDMQLCANYLHRYAQVVHVVICHYMKQIEMELLNKEGTSIAVLCVLLNNIQITRLNLQSLYHEMGGESAIAASCKGVLQNLQSGTLANVLSTQCEQLAHSFIPFIAKEVHSICNEVAKLKGDDPVKRETVHTIVEQLMDELSKRSQVMLMCLPVVLHKVAKEMWMITMDIFLNMILRPLVTETMHYLNKHLTAFSGTTKHHFTAKQCEALEIALDVIKAFFLSYEEINLKSSILEKLITKTVHVISLFRLQTTELIKMFLIEGSKQSPHTPMETRGTLNIETHLKHIGQGKSILKINVVSLQDLKVQSAGNAIRPSIELTVIGPTAPGARKKFVATNSSKSNLLFTFNQTFEVVVGEDQMDNDDFTELQVTVKNHVVFGGDKLLSVAIVKFSTLLEGEHELEVKLFNMLKFSKKNWAILSVLAKRNHDEMAKEFVSLKSQTHTSVGTK; via the exons ATGCCTTTACTGAGAGTATTTG TGACTTCACTCAAGATAGCTCCAGACAGTTTATCTAAAG CTGGGAACTACTTCATCTTACTAAGGGTTGGTTTTTGCTACACGAGGAATAAGACCATTAAACTAGCAAAGTCATCTTCAGAACAAGAAATTAGTTGGGATGATGAATTGTGCAT TAATGTTAGGACACTCAAGTCCTGTCTGTCCATTGAGCTACATCGCGAAAAGATGTTCTCTCAGAGtcaagagttggcttctcttcaGATTCCATTATGTTATATTAACCACTCCAGTCAG AGGGCAGAAAGCAAATGGTATCATTTAGAGACCACAGACGATTCAATTTTTCAGATTTTAATGGATGTCAGATTTGACCTTCCCCCAG ATATGACATCAGATGAAAAGGATGTGCTTGATGATAAACTGCAGCAGCTAAACAGAATTCTTGAACGAGAA GTTAAAGTACTTGAGGAGCAATCAAAGAAGTTAGCTAGTGGTACATTAG CACCGCCATTAATGAACAAGACAGAAGACACAGATAATGTGTTGGATAAGATATCCTACTATGACGCAGCGGAAGAGAGCTGCTCTGTAACATCAGCTGAGTCCAAAGAAGATATCTGTATCTCTTCAATGACAAGGAAAAGTGCGCAAGAACAATGGCAGAAGATACGAAATTCAGTTCCAGCGCTCTTAAGAATGAAAAAAGAAATG AAAAAGGAAACTGGTGTTTCTGTGGACTCGATAACAGGACAGCAGACAACACGAGGATCAGATATGATAGACACTGCTGCTCAACA gaaACTGTCTCAGatgaaatgctttcaaaataTCGATCAAAAGTTTGAGAAAATGCCATTAGACAGCAGTGCACCACCA AAAAGAATAACATCATTGAAGTATGGTAGATCTTATTCCACCATAATACGAGAGCCCCGTCTCACTGGACTAAATGATCAACTG AAGAACCTGGTCTATCAGAAAACATTGCAAGCACTGATATACCCTGCCTCAG ATCCTAATGCTCATCAGTTTGAGACATGGTCTGCCAAAAAGCCAACCAAATGTTCAGAATGTGGTACATTCTTGTTGGGAATAGCCAGACAAGGAGTGAAATGCAGAG CTTGTGGTAGGAAGTGTCACAAAAGATGTGCAACATTGGTGAACGCAGACTGTCCAATGG CTACTACCCACCACTGTCAGTCTATTCATGCTGAAGAACATGCTAAAGGAATATGCAGTTTGTCACTTCTTGCCATCTCAAATAAAATGAAGCGGACATCTATTAACAGCAGCAGCTTATTCACTCTCTTAAG AGAGGCATTTGGTGTTAGTGATAAGGAACATGTTCAGATACAAAATGAAGTGGAAAGTGTTATCTTGGACAGTGTCACAAACTTCAATGCTGTCATCAAAGTCAAAA TTGTTTCTGTACACAACCTACGATTGAAGGAAGAAG GTCTGAACCCAGCTGTGTATGTGTCTGTGTCAGTGGCTCATGTGAAGAGAACAACGTCTACCTACAAGGGTAAAGAAGATCCTGCTTGGGATGAAGAATTTAGCTT TGATTGTCACAATTCCCTGGACAAGATTAAGATTCGTGTGTG GAATAAAGCAACAAGTCCCCTGGCTAAGCTCAGCCATAAACTCACTAAAGAATCTGATTATTTTCTTGGTCAGAAAGTAGTTGAAGCCAGAATGTTGGGATGCCCAATGGATGTGTGGTACAAATTAG ACAAGCGAACTAGTGGAGATGAAGTCACTGGGTATATCCATCTAAACATTTCATGTGAGGTAGAAGGGGAGACAAATCTTGAACCTTATTATGTCCAGTACACTTGTCTCCATTCA CATTTGTTCAATCACATGCATTTAGCTGAGCAGCGTCCTTTAGTGCCAATGGACAATTGC GAAGCAAGCAGCTGGGATGTTTTGCTACCAGAAATGGCTCAAGATATCGATCAAGAATTTGCACTAAGATATGGCATTGAGCCCATCTATCGTATTATGAC CAGGCATTTTGCTTGTTTGGTGCAGCATTATGCATTACCAGGAGGATTGGAGATAATGGCTGACCTTTTGGTGCAGATTAAATGGCACATGTTGAGCCAAGAAAAGAAGCAAGAAACACTGCAAAGAGGCATAACAATGGAAGGAAAAAGGAAGTCCAGGAGTGTGGTGCAAGAGGACTTGTTTGTGACTAACAACTACGGG GGACCTCGATTTAGCAAAGTGCTTAGTCAGTTGTTATGTAGCCTCAGGATTGATCTGCAATCTTATCCT GAGATATTTCCAGCAGATGACCACCAAAAACTATCAGCTTTAAGTGACTGTGTTCGTCTTATTTCAACCATTGTTGATTTCAAACTGAAG GTTCTTGGTGAATACTCTGAGTCTACCAGTGATTTAGTACAGAAGAGTGTGCAA CAATCCATGGGAAGTACATACGACTTGTTGATTGATAATTGCATTGAAGAGGGGAAAGACGTGACGAAGACACCAAGTGACAATGCCTTCGAGTTCTCCTATAACCTGATAAGCCAGTTGATGGTTGTGTTGTATCATGATCATCACGTTTATCCTTCTTGCTTGGCAAG GCATTGCTCTTTCAATCTTGGGAATATATCATCAGAAACATACTACAACTTGTTCAGCGAGACATTGCAGAAGGTGTTAGAAG GCCCCCCTCCTGATGATAATCACACCACTACAGATTACATCAACTTGCTGTTTGCT GTTAAAAACCTCTATGATACTTATGTGCAAAAAATCCCTAAGTTTGCCAACCAGACCCCAACCTATCCTTCATGGTTTGAACCACACATGATGAGATGGTTTGAAGAGTATGAGGAGAACTCACTGACATTTGTGGAGAATGCTGTCAAGAGTGACAAACTAGAGGGT TTTGCAAAATATGGTGACCAGCCCTATTCTGTCTCAGTGTTTGATGTGTTCTGTAACCTCCATCAAGGCTATGAGCTGGTGAAGAGACTGCACTGCTTAGACATGCAGCTCTGTGCTAACTATCTACACCGCTATGCACAAGTTGTCCATGTTGTCATCTGCCATTACATGAAGCAGATTGAAATGGAATTGCTAAACAAAGAGGGAACAAGTATTGCAGTG TTGTGTGTTTTATTGAACAACATTCAAATAACCAGGCTGAACCTACAGAGTCTCTACCATGAGATGGGAGGAGAGAGT GCGATTGCAGCAAGTTGTAAAGGAGTACTGCAAAACCTACAGAGTGGTACGCTGGCAAATGTGCTCTCCACACAGTGTGAACAACTGGCACACAG TTTCATTCCCTTTATAGCTAAGGAAGTACATAGTATTTGCAATGAGGTGGCAAAATTGAAAGGAGATGATCCTGTGAAACGAGAGACAGTACACACAATCGTTGAACAGCTCATGGACGAGCTCTCTAAACG GAGTCAAGTGATGCTGATGTGTCTACCAGTAGTGCTGCATAAAGTTGCCAAG GAAATGTGGATGATAACAATGGATATATTCTTGAACATGATCTTGCGACCATTGGTTACTGAGACCATGCATTATCTCAATAAACACCTTACTGCATTTTCTGGTACTACCAAACACCACTTCACTGCTAAACAGTGTGAGGCACTAGAAATTGCACTGGATGTAATCAAG GCATTCTTCTTGAGTTATGAAGAAATTAATCTCAAATCGTCCATCCTTGAAAAGTTGATTACAAAAACAGTACATGTGATTTCACTGTTCCGACTGCAGACAACTGAATTGATCAAGATGTTCCTCATTGAAGGAAGCAAACAAT CACCCCACACCCCAATGGAGACACGTGGTACACTAAACATTGAGACACACCTGAAGCACATTGGTCAGGGAAAAAGTATTCTAAAAATAAATG TTGTTTCACTTCAAGACCTAAAAGTTCAGTCTGCAG GAAATGCAATCCGTCCCTCAATTGAGCTAACAGTAATAGGACCTACTGCTCCTGGGGCCAGGAAGAAGTTTGTAGCCACTAACAGCTCCAAGAGCAACCTTCTGTTTACATTTAACCAAACATTTGAAGT TGTGGTGGGTGAGGATCAAATGGATAACGACGACTTCACTGAGTTACAAGTAACTGTTAAAAACCATGTGGTGTTTGGAGGGGACAAACTACTTAGTGTAGCCATTGTTAAGTTCTCTACCTTACTTGAAGGAGAACATGAGCTAGAAGTGAAGTTGTTTAACATGCTAAAGTTCAGCAAAAAGAATTGGGCCATTCTCAGTGTACTTGCAAAGAGAAACCATGATGAAATGGCAAAGGAATTTGTGTCGCTCAAGTCACAAACACACACCTCAGTCGGTACAAAGTAA
- the LOC136260246 gene encoding protein unc-13 homolog A-like isoform X2 has protein sequence MPLLRVFVTSLKIAPDSLSKAGNYFILLRVGFCYTRNKTIKLAKSSSEQEISWDDELCINVRTLKSCLSIELHREKMFSQSQELASLQIPLCYINHSSQRAESKWYHLETTDDSIFQILMDVRFDLPPDMTSDEKDVLDDKLQQLNRILEREVKVLEEQSKKLASGTLAPPLMNKTEDTDNVLDKISYYDAAEESCSVTSAESKEDICISSMTRKSAQEQWQKIRNSVPALLRMKKEMKKETGVSVDSITGQQTTRGSDMIDTAAQQKLSQMKCFQNIDQKFEKMPLDSSAPPKRITSLKYGRSYSTIIREPRLTGLNDQLKNLVYQKTLQALIYPASDPNAHQFETWSAKKPTKCSECGTFLLGIARQGVKCRACGRKCHKRCATLVNADCPMATTHHCQSIHAEEHAKGICSLSLLAISNKMKRTSINSSSLFTLLREAFGVSDKEHVQIQNEVESVILDSVTNFNAVIKVKIVSVHNLRLKEEGLNPAVYVSVSVAHVKRTTSTYKGKEDPAWDEEFSFDCHNSLDKIKIRVWNKATSPLAKLSHKLTKESDYFLGQKVVEARMLGCPMDVWYKLDKRTSGDEVTGYIHLNISCEVEGETNLEPYYVQYTCLHSHLFNHMHLAEQRPLVPMDNCEASSWDVLLPEMAQDIDQEFALRYGIEPIYRIMTHFACLVQHYALPGGLEIMADLLVQIKWHMLSQEKKQETLQRGITMEGKRKSRSVVQEDLFVTNNYGGPRFSKVLSQLLCSLRIDLQSYPEIFPADDHQKLSALSDCVRLISTIVDFKLKVLGEYSESTSDLVQKSVQQSMGSTYDLLIDNCIEEGKDVTKTPSDNAFEFSYNLISQLMVVLYHDHHVYPSCLARHCSFNLGNISSETYYNLFSETLQKVLEGPPPDDNHTTTDYINLLFAVKNLYDTYVQKIPKFANQTPTYPSWFEPHMMRWFEEYEENSLTFVENAVKSDKLEGFAKYGDQPYSVSVFDVFCNLHQGYELVKRLHCLDMQLCANYLHRYAQVVHVVICHYMKQIEMELLNKEGTSIAVLCVLLNNIQITRLNLQSLYHEMGGESAIAASCKGVLQNLQSGTLANVLSTQCEQLAHSFIPFIAKEVHSICNEVAKLKGDDPVKRETVHTIVEQLMDELSKRSQVMLMCLPVVLHKVAKEMWMITMDIFLNMILRPLVTETMHYLNKHLTAFSGTTKHHFTAKQCEALEIALDVIKAFFLSYEEINLKSSILEKLITKTVHVISLFRLQTTELIKMFLIEGSKQSPHTPMETRGTLNIETHLKHIGQGKSILKINVVSLQDLKVQSAGNAIRPSIELTVIGPTAPGARKKFVATNSSKSNLLFTFNQTFEVVVGEDQMDNDDFTELQVTVKNHVVFGGDKLLSVAIVKFSTLLEGEHELEVKLFNMLKFSKKNWAILSVLAKRNHDEMAKEFVSLKSQTHTSVGTK, from the exons ATGCCTTTACTGAGAGTATTTG TGACTTCACTCAAGATAGCTCCAGACAGTTTATCTAAAG CTGGGAACTACTTCATCTTACTAAGGGTTGGTTTTTGCTACACGAGGAATAAGACCATTAAACTAGCAAAGTCATCTTCAGAACAAGAAATTAGTTGGGATGATGAATTGTGCAT TAATGTTAGGACACTCAAGTCCTGTCTGTCCATTGAGCTACATCGCGAAAAGATGTTCTCTCAGAGtcaagagttggcttctcttcaGATTCCATTATGTTATATTAACCACTCCAGTCAG AGGGCAGAAAGCAAATGGTATCATTTAGAGACCACAGACGATTCAATTTTTCAGATTTTAATGGATGTCAGATTTGACCTTCCCCCAG ATATGACATCAGATGAAAAGGATGTGCTTGATGATAAACTGCAGCAGCTAAACAGAATTCTTGAACGAGAA GTTAAAGTACTTGAGGAGCAATCAAAGAAGTTAGCTAGTGGTACATTAG CACCGCCATTAATGAACAAGACAGAAGACACAGATAATGTGTTGGATAAGATATCCTACTATGACGCAGCGGAAGAGAGCTGCTCTGTAACATCAGCTGAGTCCAAAGAAGATATCTGTATCTCTTCAATGACAAGGAAAAGTGCGCAAGAACAATGGCAGAAGATACGAAATTCAGTTCCAGCGCTCTTAAGAATGAAAAAAGAAATG AAAAAGGAAACTGGTGTTTCTGTGGACTCGATAACAGGACAGCAGACAACACGAGGATCAGATATGATAGACACTGCTGCTCAACA gaaACTGTCTCAGatgaaatgctttcaaaataTCGATCAAAAGTTTGAGAAAATGCCATTAGACAGCAGTGCACCACCA AAAAGAATAACATCATTGAAGTATGGTAGATCTTATTCCACCATAATACGAGAGCCCCGTCTCACTGGACTAAATGATCAACTG AAGAACCTGGTCTATCAGAAAACATTGCAAGCACTGATATACCCTGCCTCAG ATCCTAATGCTCATCAGTTTGAGACATGGTCTGCCAAAAAGCCAACCAAATGTTCAGAATGTGGTACATTCTTGTTGGGAATAGCCAGACAAGGAGTGAAATGCAGAG CTTGTGGTAGGAAGTGTCACAAAAGATGTGCAACATTGGTGAACGCAGACTGTCCAATGG CTACTACCCACCACTGTCAGTCTATTCATGCTGAAGAACATGCTAAAGGAATATGCAGTTTGTCACTTCTTGCCATCTCAAATAAAATGAAGCGGACATCTATTAACAGCAGCAGCTTATTCACTCTCTTAAG AGAGGCATTTGGTGTTAGTGATAAGGAACATGTTCAGATACAAAATGAAGTGGAAAGTGTTATCTTGGACAGTGTCACAAACTTCAATGCTGTCATCAAAGTCAAAA TTGTTTCTGTACACAACCTACGATTGAAGGAAGAAG GTCTGAACCCAGCTGTGTATGTGTCTGTGTCAGTGGCTCATGTGAAGAGAACAACGTCTACCTACAAGGGTAAAGAAGATCCTGCTTGGGATGAAGAATTTAGCTT TGATTGTCACAATTCCCTGGACAAGATTAAGATTCGTGTGTG GAATAAAGCAACAAGTCCCCTGGCTAAGCTCAGCCATAAACTCACTAAAGAATCTGATTATTTTCTTGGTCAGAAAGTAGTTGAAGCCAGAATGTTGGGATGCCCAATGGATGTGTGGTACAAATTAG ACAAGCGAACTAGTGGAGATGAAGTCACTGGGTATATCCATCTAAACATTTCATGTGAGGTAGAAGGGGAGACAAATCTTGAACCTTATTATGTCCAGTACACTTGTCTCCATTCA CATTTGTTCAATCACATGCATTTAGCTGAGCAGCGTCCTTTAGTGCCAATGGACAATTGC GAAGCAAGCAGCTGGGATGTTTTGCTACCAGAAATGGCTCAAGATATCGATCAAGAATTTGCACTAAGATATGGCATTGAGCCCATCTATCGTATTATGAC GCATTTTGCTTGTTTGGTGCAGCATTATGCATTACCAGGAGGATTGGAGATAATGGCTGACCTTTTGGTGCAGATTAAATGGCACATGTTGAGCCAAGAAAAGAAGCAAGAAACACTGCAAAGAGGCATAACAATGGAAGGAAAAAGGAAGTCCAGGAGTGTGGTGCAAGAGGACTTGTTTGTGACTAACAACTACGGG GGACCTCGATTTAGCAAAGTGCTTAGTCAGTTGTTATGTAGCCTCAGGATTGATCTGCAATCTTATCCT GAGATATTTCCAGCAGATGACCACCAAAAACTATCAGCTTTAAGTGACTGTGTTCGTCTTATTTCAACCATTGTTGATTTCAAACTGAAG GTTCTTGGTGAATACTCTGAGTCTACCAGTGATTTAGTACAGAAGAGTGTGCAA CAATCCATGGGAAGTACATACGACTTGTTGATTGATAATTGCATTGAAGAGGGGAAAGACGTGACGAAGACACCAAGTGACAATGCCTTCGAGTTCTCCTATAACCTGATAAGCCAGTTGATGGTTGTGTTGTATCATGATCATCACGTTTATCCTTCTTGCTTGGCAAG GCATTGCTCTTTCAATCTTGGGAATATATCATCAGAAACATACTACAACTTGTTCAGCGAGACATTGCAGAAGGTGTTAGAAG GCCCCCCTCCTGATGATAATCACACCACTACAGATTACATCAACTTGCTGTTTGCT GTTAAAAACCTCTATGATACTTATGTGCAAAAAATCCCTAAGTTTGCCAACCAGACCCCAACCTATCCTTCATGGTTTGAACCACACATGATGAGATGGTTTGAAGAGTATGAGGAGAACTCACTGACATTTGTGGAGAATGCTGTCAAGAGTGACAAACTAGAGGGT TTTGCAAAATATGGTGACCAGCCCTATTCTGTCTCAGTGTTTGATGTGTTCTGTAACCTCCATCAAGGCTATGAGCTGGTGAAGAGACTGCACTGCTTAGACATGCAGCTCTGTGCTAACTATCTACACCGCTATGCACAAGTTGTCCATGTTGTCATCTGCCATTACATGAAGCAGATTGAAATGGAATTGCTAAACAAAGAGGGAACAAGTATTGCAGTG TTGTGTGTTTTATTGAACAACATTCAAATAACCAGGCTGAACCTACAGAGTCTCTACCATGAGATGGGAGGAGAGAGT GCGATTGCAGCAAGTTGTAAAGGAGTACTGCAAAACCTACAGAGTGGTACGCTGGCAAATGTGCTCTCCACACAGTGTGAACAACTGGCACACAG TTTCATTCCCTTTATAGCTAAGGAAGTACATAGTATTTGCAATGAGGTGGCAAAATTGAAAGGAGATGATCCTGTGAAACGAGAGACAGTACACACAATCGTTGAACAGCTCATGGACGAGCTCTCTAAACG GAGTCAAGTGATGCTGATGTGTCTACCAGTAGTGCTGCATAAAGTTGCCAAG GAAATGTGGATGATAACAATGGATATATTCTTGAACATGATCTTGCGACCATTGGTTACTGAGACCATGCATTATCTCAATAAACACCTTACTGCATTTTCTGGTACTACCAAACACCACTTCACTGCTAAACAGTGTGAGGCACTAGAAATTGCACTGGATGTAATCAAG GCATTCTTCTTGAGTTATGAAGAAATTAATCTCAAATCGTCCATCCTTGAAAAGTTGATTACAAAAACAGTACATGTGATTTCACTGTTCCGACTGCAGACAACTGAATTGATCAAGATGTTCCTCATTGAAGGAAGCAAACAAT CACCCCACACCCCAATGGAGACACGTGGTACACTAAACATTGAGACACACCTGAAGCACATTGGTCAGGGAAAAAGTATTCTAAAAATAAATG TTGTTTCACTTCAAGACCTAAAAGTTCAGTCTGCAG GAAATGCAATCCGTCCCTCAATTGAGCTAACAGTAATAGGACCTACTGCTCCTGGGGCCAGGAAGAAGTTTGTAGCCACTAACAGCTCCAAGAGCAACCTTCTGTTTACATTTAACCAAACATTTGAAGT TGTGGTGGGTGAGGATCAAATGGATAACGACGACTTCACTGAGTTACAAGTAACTGTTAAAAACCATGTGGTGTTTGGAGGGGACAAACTACTTAGTGTAGCCATTGTTAAGTTCTCTACCTTACTTGAAGGAGAACATGAGCTAGAAGTGAAGTTGTTTAACATGCTAAAGTTCAGCAAAAAGAATTGGGCCATTCTCAGTGTACTTGCAAAGAGAAACCATGATGAAATGGCAAAGGAATTTGTGTCGCTCAAGTCACAAACACACACCTCAGTCGGTACAAAGTAA